A genomic stretch from Antarcticibacterium flavum includes:
- a CDS encoding SusC/RagA family TonB-linked outer membrane protein: MRTLFKSTLLLLFMLPMSFFAQSTVSGTVTESGTGLPIPGVNIIVQGTSTGTTTDFDGNYTLSNLNENDVLVYSFLGFAAKEIVYAGQTRLDVQLDESEATLEEVVLIGYGSTTRQDATGAVEKISPESFNRGAVVSPETLIAGKSAGVRITPSSEPGGGGEIRIRGGSSLSGNNSPLIVVDGIPLDQRGVQGVRNQLNAINPEEIEDFVILKDAAATSIYGSRASNGVILITTKRGSLASGFNLEYDLKASVGQITDKVNVLNADQFRTLINDTQGTDPSLLGNTSTDWQDQIYRTSIGAIHNLTLSEGFENFTYRVNFNRTDQQGVLQTDLYERNAVNLVLTQNLLDNDLKLTLNAKGIVDRNRFADQGAIGAAVSFDPTQPVYDPTSPFDGFFEFRTGDTTMDEMRQATRNPVAMLQQNDNNAENLRTITNLNVDYRLPFLDGLRFNLNAGIDYSELEGEQFRPLTSAVIGEPVAFENYYWGMNRNTLLDFYFNYRTEVDAINTKLDLTAGHSFQEFYIQSQSRFTQNSELTTFPEAINRNALESYFARASFDISNRYLISASFRRDGSSRFSEENRWANFPSVSVGWKIMNEPFMQNSNTFSDLKLRAGYGVTGNQEIGPNYGYLGLYTPSQGGARVQFGYNPDGSRRFVNTIRPEEFDANLKWEELQTYNAGIDFGFFNNRFTGSVDAYYRETKDLLATVPVPAGANLSDFLTTNVGQTVSRGVEIGLNGLLVNTEDFNWSVNYNLTFQDLEITQLSLGENPDFFIPQGGISGGVGNTIQLWKEGYDPTTFFVFRQVYNEQGQPIEGAYVDVNGDNQITEADRQPYKKATPDFYMGFTNSLSYKDFDLSFTFRGNFNNYVYNNTQSSNGFVGAGTITPQPYYSNLNSNVLESNFRNNQFFSDYYIQRADFVRLDNLSLGYLIPNNRDDVAVRVSLTGTNLFVITNYEGLDPEISNGIDNNFYPRTRNVVLGLNFIF; the protein is encoded by the coding sequence ATGAGAACATTATTTAAAAGCACATTGTTACTGCTGTTTATGCTGCCAATGAGCTTTTTTGCCCAATCAACCGTAAGTGGTACTGTGACAGAGAGTGGCACAGGTTTGCCAATACCGGGGGTCAATATTATTGTACAGGGAACCTCCACCGGGACAACTACCGATTTTGATGGTAATTACACTCTTTCAAATCTTAACGAAAACGATGTACTTGTTTATTCATTCCTTGGTTTTGCGGCCAAAGAGATTGTTTACGCCGGTCAAACCCGTTTGGATGTGCAACTGGACGAAAGCGAAGCTACCCTTGAAGAAGTAGTTTTAATAGGTTATGGTTCTACCACCAGGCAGGATGCTACAGGAGCTGTTGAAAAAATAAGCCCCGAATCCTTTAACCGTGGCGCTGTTGTATCTCCCGAAACCCTTATAGCAGGTAAATCTGCAGGGGTTAGGATTACCCCAAGCAGTGAGCCGGGTGGTGGCGGTGAAATAAGAATTCGTGGAGGTTCTTCCCTATCAGGGAACAATTCCCCGCTTATCGTGGTGGATGGGATCCCATTGGACCAGCGAGGTGTGCAGGGGGTTCGTAACCAGCTTAATGCCATAAACCCGGAGGAGATCGAAGATTTCGTGATCCTAAAGGATGCTGCCGCTACTTCCATTTATGGATCCAGAGCTTCCAACGGGGTTATCCTTATTACAACTAAAAGAGGAAGCCTTGCTTCCGGTTTCAATCTTGAATATGATCTTAAAGCATCTGTAGGCCAAATTACCGACAAGGTGAACGTCTTAAATGCAGATCAATTTCGTACTCTTATTAATGACACACAGGGAACTGATCCTTCACTTTTAGGAAATACCAGTACAGACTGGCAGGACCAGATCTATCGCACCTCAATAGGGGCTATTCATAACCTTACTCTTTCTGAAGGTTTTGAGAATTTCACCTACAGGGTGAACTTTAACCGTACAGATCAACAAGGGGTTCTACAGACAGATTTATATGAGAGGAATGCCGTTAACCTGGTGCTTACTCAAAACCTGCTGGACAATGATCTAAAACTTACTTTAAATGCAAAAGGTATTGTAGACCGTAACAGGTTTGCAGACCAGGGCGCAATAGGTGCCGCGGTTTCCTTTGACCCTACTCAACCCGTATATGATCCTACCAGCCCGTTTGACGGCTTCTTTGAATTCAGGACAGGCGATACTACTATGGACGAGATGAGACAGGCCACGAGAAACCCTGTAGCAATGCTTCAGCAAAATGATAACAATGCCGAAAACCTTAGGACGATCACTAACCTTAATGTAGACTACAGGCTTCCATTTTTAGATGGCCTTAGATTCAACCTCAATGCAGGTATAGATTATTCGGAACTTGAAGGGGAACAATTTCGACCACTTACATCTGCAGTAATAGGAGAGCCGGTGGCTTTTGAGAATTATTACTGGGGAATGAACAGGAACACCTTACTTGACTTTTATTTTAATTACAGGACAGAGGTAGATGCTATAAACACTAAACTGGATCTTACTGCCGGTCATTCCTTCCAGGAGTTCTATATTCAAAGCCAAAGTAGATTTACCCAAAACAGTGAACTTACAACCTTTCCCGAGGCGATAAACAGGAATGCCCTGGAATCGTATTTTGCAAGAGCAAGCTTTGATATCTCCAACAGGTATTTAATTTCTGCAAGTTTCCGTCGTGATGGTTCGTCAAGATTTTCTGAAGAAAACCGCTGGGCGAATTTCCCATCGGTATCTGTAGGTTGGAAGATAATGAACGAACCCTTTATGCAGAACAGCAATACATTCTCAGACCTTAAATTGCGTGCAGGTTACGGGGTCACCGGTAACCAGGAGATTGGTCCTAATTATGGTTATTTAGGATTATACACCCCAAGCCAGGGTGGAGCCAGGGTACAATTTGGTTATAACCCTGATGGTAGCCGTAGATTTGTGAATACCATAAGGCCAGAAGAATTTGATGCCAACCTTAAGTGGGAAGAACTTCAAACCTATAATGCCGGTATTGATTTCGGTTTCTTTAACAACAGGTTTACAGGTAGCGTAGATGCTTATTACAGGGAGACAAAAGACCTTCTTGCGACAGTGCCTGTACCGGCCGGTGCAAACCTGTCAGATTTCCTTACCACTAACGTAGGGCAAACCGTTAGCCGCGGGGTAGAGATTGGATTGAACGGACTTTTGGTTAATACAGAAGATTTTAACTGGAGCGTAAACTATAACTTAACTTTCCAGGATCTTGAGATCACCCAGCTTTCTCTTGGTGAAAACCCCGATTTCTTTATACCGCAGGGAGGAATCTCCGGAGGTGTAGGAAATACGATCCAGCTTTGGAAAGAAGGTTACGATCCAACTACCTTCTTTGTTTTCCGCCAGGTGTATAATGAGCAGGGACAGCCTATTGAAGGCGCCTATGTAGACGTGAACGGTGATAACCAGATAACAGAGGCAGACAGGCAGCCATATAAAAAAGCTACTCCAGATTTTTATATGGGATTCACAAACAGCCTTAGCTACAAAGATTTTGACCTTAGCTTTACATTTAGAGGAAACTTTAATAACTATGTGTATAACAACACCCAGTCTTCCAATGGATTTGTAGGCGCAGGAACAATAACTCCGCAGCCTTATTATTCCAACCTTAACTCCAATGTATTGGAATCTAATTTCAGAAATAATCAGTTCTTTTCAGATTATTACATTCAAAGAGCAGATTTTGTAAGGCTGGATAACCTATCTCTGGGATACCTTATACCAAACAACAGGGATGATGTGGCTGTGAGAGTGAGCTTAACAGGTACCAACCTTTTTGTGATCACCAATTATGAAGGACTTGATCCTGAAATAAGCAATGGTATAGATAACAACTTCTACCCAAGAACCAGGAACGTGGTTTTAGGACTTAACTTTATATTTTAA
- a CDS encoding RagB/SusD family nutrient uptake outer membrane protein has product MYKKFKPVLILFLGSMLVWSCQDSLDLSPEDNRATAGSALQDAATYEEFLAKLYAGLSLSGQQGPAGNPDLQGLDEGFSNYVRLFFNLQELTTDEALIGWNDGTVYDLHYQSWTAGNEFVRTMYSRLLYQVSLVNEFLRQTDPASLDDRGVPGELRSTIEDYRAEARFLRALSYYHALDLFGRPAFVTEQDPTGAFLPPQTSKEDLFSYIESELLAIENEIIDAKQNEYGRADRAAVWMLLSKLYLNAEVYTGNARYAEVIEYTQKTINSGYQIADVPYSYLFMADNDQNGAQNEIIFPVTYDGLNTQSYGGTTYIIHAAIGGDMDPSEFGVNGGWAGLRTTQQFVDTFPNGAESEDLRAMFFTEGQNKEVTRIAPFTEGYAVTKFTNMRSDGTPGSDPSGEFPDTDFPMFRLADAYLMYAEAVVRGGGGSPAQAATYINELRERAYGDNSGDIAAADLTLNFILAERARELYWEGHRRTDLIRFNRFSDNGIWAFKGGVPQGATTSAFRDLFPIPAAELGVNTNLTQNPGY; this is encoded by the coding sequence ATGTATAAAAAATTTAAACCGGTTTTAATTCTGTTTCTTGGAAGCATGCTGGTGTGGTCCTGCCAGGATTCACTGGATCTCTCCCCGGAAGATAACAGAGCAACTGCAGGCTCGGCCTTGCAGGATGCAGCAACCTATGAAGAGTTTTTGGCCAAACTATATGCAGGCTTATCCTTAAGCGGGCAGCAAGGGCCGGCAGGAAATCCTGATCTTCAGGGTTTGGATGAAGGTTTCTCCAATTATGTGAGATTATTCTTTAATCTCCAGGAACTTACCACAGATGAGGCACTTATTGGCTGGAACGATGGTACTGTTTATGACCTTCATTACCAAAGCTGGACTGCAGGTAATGAGTTCGTGAGGACAATGTACAGCAGGTTACTTTACCAGGTGAGTCTTGTAAATGAATTTTTAAGGCAAACAGACCCTGCTTCCCTGGATGACAGAGGAGTTCCTGGAGAGCTTAGATCCACTATTGAAGATTACCGTGCAGAGGCAAGGTTCCTTAGAGCTCTTAGCTACTACCACGCTCTGGACCTTTTTGGAAGACCAGCTTTTGTGACTGAACAGGATCCTACTGGAGCTTTCCTTCCTCCACAAACTTCAAAGGAAGATTTGTTCTCTTATATTGAAAGTGAACTACTGGCAATAGAGAATGAGATTATAGATGCAAAACAAAATGAATACGGCCGGGCAGACAGGGCTGCAGTTTGGATGCTCCTTTCAAAGTTGTATCTAAATGCTGAAGTTTATACCGGTAATGCGAGATATGCAGAGGTTATTGAATACACGCAAAAGACCATAAACTCCGGTTATCAAATTGCAGATGTTCCTTACAGTTACCTGTTCATGGCAGATAATGACCAAAATGGAGCTCAAAATGAGATCATCTTCCCGGTGACCTATGATGGGTTAAACACCCAAAGCTATGGTGGAACAACTTATATCATCCACGCAGCAATTGGCGGGGACATGGATCCTTCAGAATTTGGAGTAAACGGTGGTTGGGCCGGTCTTAGAACTACCCAGCAATTTGTTGATACCTTTCCAAATGGTGCAGAGTCTGAAGATTTAAGGGCTATGTTCTTTACTGAAGGACAGAATAAGGAAGTAACAAGAATAGCTCCATTTACAGAGGGTTATGCCGTGACAAAGTTTACGAATATGAGGTCTGACGGCACCCCGGGTAGCGACCCATCTGGCGAATTTCCAGACACAGATTTCCCAATGTTCCGTCTTGCAGATGCTTACTTAATGTATGCTGAAGCTGTAGTAAGAGGTGGCGGTGGAAGCCCTGCACAGGCCGCAACTTATATAAATGAGCTAAGAGAGCGTGCTTATGGAGATAATAGCGGTGATATAGCTGCAGCCGATCTTACCCTTAATTTTATACTTGCTGAAAGAGCCAGGGAACTTTATTGGGAAGGACATCGCAGGACAGACCTAATAAGATTTAATAGATTCTCAGATAACGGAATCTGGGCATTTAAAGGAGGCGTTCCCCAGGGGGCAACTACATCTGCTTTTAGAGATTTATTCCCTATTCCCGCTGCGGAACTTGGTGTAAATACCAATTTGACTCAAAACCCCGGTTATTAA
- a CDS encoding SusF/SusE family outer membrane protein, whose amino-acid sequence MKKLSILLLAFVAFAGISSCTSDDDVVFIAQPDPEGINFVNTFNETYILTAATGTNVAERFVWNTVDFDVPTNITYELQGTADASFETFDVLGATGNNNLAVTVNQLRSLAEDAGLDNDPDTDAPNSGQLYFRVRAFAGTDGGNPLNVSSEERSITVVLPETAVEEEEVFKDLFLVGSGSPTGWDNTANSNNYPLFRDPANPNIYTYTGRLEGGDDMFWKLIEVKGQWAPQYGGENGTLLYRETEADPDPPAIAIPSSGYYTITVNLEDMTYTLEPYDASGAATYDIMGLVGDGTSVGWPNDDNPELDIQMTQSQFDEHIWFLQDIELSDGPIKFRANLNWDVNWGSDTFPSGLATNGGPDIPAQEGTYDIWFNDLTGRYILIPVE is encoded by the coding sequence ATGAAAAAATTATCAATCTTATTGTTGGCATTTGTAGCATTTGCAGGGATCTCTTCCTGTACAAGTGACGATGACGTTGTATTTATAGCACAACCAGATCCTGAAGGGATCAATTTTGTCAACACTTTTAATGAAACCTACATTTTAACCGCCGCTACCGGCACCAATGTTGCTGAAAGATTTGTATGGAACACAGTAGACTTTGATGTTCCTACAAATATAACTTACGAATTACAGGGAACGGCAGACGCCAGTTTTGAAACCTTTGATGTCCTGGGAGCTACCGGAAATAACAACCTGGCAGTAACAGTAAATCAACTAAGAAGCCTTGCTGAAGATGCCGGTTTGGATAATGATCCAGATACCGATGCACCAAACTCGGGGCAACTTTATTTCAGGGTCCGCGCATTTGCAGGTACAGATGGTGGAAATCCTTTGAATGTCTCTTCTGAAGAAAGATCGATCACAGTAGTTCTTCCTGAAACTGCAGTAGAAGAGGAAGAAGTATTCAAGGATCTTTTTCTTGTTGGAAGCGGTTCCCCAACCGGCTGGGACAATACAGCCAACAGCAATAACTATCCTTTATTCAGAGATCCTGCAAATCCTAATATCTATACTTACACAGGAAGACTTGAAGGTGGAGATGATATGTTCTGGAAGTTGATCGAAGTAAAAGGACAGTGGGCACCACAATATGGAGGTGAAAATGGAACTTTGCTTTACAGAGAAACTGAGGCAGATCCAGATCCACCGGCAATCGCCATTCCTTCAAGCGGTTATTATACTATAACAGTCAACCTTGAGGATATGACCTATACATTAGAACCTTATGATGCCAGTGGTGCTGCTACTTATGACATTATGGGTCTTGTTGGTGATGGAACTTCTGTAGGATGGCCAAATGACGATAATCCTGAACTGGATATTCAAATGACCCAATCACAATTTGATGAGCACATCTGGTTCCTTCAGGACATAGAATTATCTGATGGGCCTATAAAATTTAGAGCAAACCTCAACTGGGATGTTAATTGGGGATCTGATACTTTCCCAAGCGGTCTGGCCACCAATGGAGGTCCAGATATTCCAGCACAGGAAGGCACGTACGACATCTGGTTTAATGACCTAACGGGTAGATATATTCTTATTCCTGTAGAATAA
- a CDS encoding alpha-amylase: MISMGLGFNACSSDDPVDPNDDNPGQTPEVPETPAAPGALNLADYNNGSGIMMQAFYWDVEPRHQWWTTIDEKIAGWADAGVNRIWIPPASKGQSGGYSMGYDPSDYFDLGEYMQHGTLPTRFGTREELGDLINTAHANNIEVIADIVLNHNSGGGLEWNPYREKDTWTLFDEEHGNASGKFNRNYENFYPNSTSQYDDGSLFYEETNLDHNQEYVQNWLWKADYSVANYYKNEVGFDGWRFDYVLGFEPWVVKEWMDAVGGYAVAELWDGNPNVLEDYIEETGIAVFDFATFYKLDEALDRNDDLTILERHMVWQNYPEKAVTFTANHDTEKDPNEHNNISVENKMKAYAFILTHPGYPTIFYLDYENQNFQEDLKQLMLINNSLATGDVEILYVDNDEYVMKRSGDGTNPGLILYINNSSNTKRRNITTGWNNKKIMDYTYQTSYSPVTGDNGGVSIEAPGNSYSVYSIME; encoded by the coding sequence ATGATCTCAATGGGCCTGGGTTTCAATGCCTGCTCAAGTGATGATCCTGTAGATCCCAATGATGACAACCCGGGACAAACCCCTGAGGTTCCTGAAACACCTGCTGCACCGGGAGCGTTAAACCTTGCCGATTATAATAATGGCTCCGGTATAATGATGCAGGCTTTTTATTGGGACGTGGAGCCAAGGCATCAATGGTGGACCACTATTGACGAGAAAATAGCTGGTTGGGCAGATGCAGGTGTAAACCGAATTTGGATCCCGCCGGCATCAAAAGGCCAATCTGGAGGTTACTCTATGGGATACGACCCATCAGATTATTTTGACCTGGGTGAATATATGCAACACGGCACCCTGCCAACAAGATTTGGCACAAGGGAAGAGCTGGGCGACCTTATCAACACAGCCCATGCCAATAACATAGAGGTGATCGCAGACATCGTTCTCAACCACAATTCCGGCGGTGGACTTGAATGGAATCCTTACCGTGAGAAAGATACCTGGACGTTATTTGATGAGGAACACGGGAATGCTTCGGGAAAATTCAATAGAAATTATGAGAATTTCTACCCCAACAGCACCAGCCAGTATGATGATGGCAGTTTATTCTATGAGGAAACAAACCTTGACCATAACCAGGAATATGTTCAAAACTGGTTATGGAAAGCAGATTATTCCGTAGCCAATTATTATAAGAACGAAGTAGGATTTGACGGCTGGAGATTTGATTATGTACTCGGGTTTGAGCCTTGGGTAGTAAAGGAATGGATGGACGCTGTAGGTGGATACGCTGTAGCCGAACTTTGGGATGGTAATCCAAATGTGCTGGAGGATTATATTGAAGAGACGGGAATAGCAGTATTCGACTTTGCTACTTTTTACAAACTGGACGAGGCTCTGGACAGGAATGACGATCTTACCATATTGGAAAGACATATGGTGTGGCAAAATTATCCTGAAAAAGCTGTCACTTTCACCGCCAATCATGATACAGAGAAAGACCCGAATGAGCATAATAACATCTCTGTGGAAAATAAAATGAAAGCCTATGCTTTCATACTAACCCACCCGGGATATCCTACTATATTTTATTTAGATTATGAGAACCAGAATTTCCAGGAGGATCTAAAACAATTAATGCTTATCAATAATTCCCTTGCAACAGGAGATGTTGAGATTCTTTATGTTGATAATGATGAATATGTGATGAAGCGCAGTGGTGATGGTACTAATCCCGGGCTTATACTTTATATTAATAACAGCAGTAATACAAAGAGAAGAAATATTACAACCGGCTGGAACAATAAAAAGATAATGGATTATACTTATCAAACAAGCTACTCTCCTGTAACAGGTGACAATGGAGGTGTAAGTATTGAAGCACCGGGGAATTCATACAGTGTGTATTCTATAATGGAATAG
- a CDS encoding cellulase family glycosylhydrolase has translation MKILSKELKILLLLCCAFFSGVAYAQGQVQEQKQDVYVDGSGVMRWGHNDEEVKGFGVNYSAPFAHGFRAAGRLDVDLKKAIDNDVYHFSRLGFDLYRIHVWDTEISDAEGNLLENEHLELFDYLLKQLKDRDINYMITPIAYWGNGWPEPNEDTPGFSHKYGKEGSLTHPEAIKAQENYLAQFLEHVNPHTGIAYKDEPNIIAFEISNEPHHKGSTEEVTSFVQRMVTSMRSTGTKKPIFYNVSHSTHFMEAYFNADIQGGTFQWYPTGLGFQKELEGNLLPNVNEYNIPFDNIIKKNNAAKLVYEFDAADVMKSYIYPAMARSFREAGIQIATHFAWDPTYMAYANTEYNTHYMNLAYTPQKALALMISGEVFHQIPMYKNYGTYPQNLQFENFRISYEKDLAEYNSSEKFYYTNSTSSNPLSLKDLKHIAGYGISNTVKYEGRGAYFLDKLEEGVWRLEVMPDAILVDNPFGRNNLDKTVAVINWEEWEMTVNLPGLGRDFSVTTLSGKNEKFTATASKFQIGPGIYLLSAKDKKIAYRGNEDWKNGELHDFYAPEATVHKTYVLHQPVEVVIENSSLEIKAEVVSKEPVQKVEAWFQNGNIHDSVELKEMEAYTYGAEVPQKLLEEGFLNYRIIITQQDGSRTFPADAEGNPGQWDFHAMEQYQTRITGEQQPLYIFTAAKDRDYIVGEWKRDNRLVPGDRTGEAEYQVRLEQLFEKDEENKNAAPVYDYTFRYNFKNKIQGREAELKDFKNLKFKARSLEKGPKKIQIALIDKNGAAFGQIVEINSQNQEYSLKINEFKPVKTVTLPRPYPTFLPYYFEHGIEGPLELENIESLQISIGPGLEEKEKLEGHQIGITSFRLEK, from the coding sequence ATGAAAATATTAAGTAAAGAACTTAAAATCCTACTTCTCCTTTGCTGTGCTTTTTTTTCGGGAGTGGCATATGCGCAGGGCCAGGTACAGGAACAAAAGCAGGATGTGTATGTTGATGGCAGCGGAGTAATGCGTTGGGGGCATAATGATGAGGAGGTAAAAGGTTTTGGAGTGAATTATTCTGCTCCTTTTGCCCATGGATTTCGTGCAGCCGGCCGTTTAGATGTAGACCTAAAGAAGGCAATTGATAATGATGTGTATCATTTTTCCCGTCTGGGATTTGACCTTTACAGGATACATGTATGGGATACAGAAATTAGCGATGCTGAAGGAAATCTACTGGAGAACGAGCATCTGGAATTGTTCGACTATCTATTAAAACAGCTCAAGGACAGGGATATAAATTATATGATCACCCCCATTGCATACTGGGGCAATGGCTGGCCGGAACCAAATGAGGACACCCCGGGATTTTCCCATAAATATGGGAAAGAAGGGAGCCTCACGCATCCTGAAGCAATAAAAGCACAGGAGAATTATTTAGCGCAATTCCTGGAACACGTGAATCCTCATACCGGGATTGCTTATAAAGATGAGCCAAATATTATTGCCTTCGAGATTAGTAATGAGCCTCACCATAAAGGCTCGACTGAAGAGGTAACGAGTTTTGTTCAAAGAATGGTCACTTCTATGCGCAGTACCGGTACAAAGAAGCCAATTTTTTATAATGTAAGCCACAGCACCCATTTTATGGAGGCATATTTTAATGCCGATATACAGGGAGGAACTTTCCAATGGTATCCCACCGGACTGGGATTTCAAAAGGAGCTTGAAGGGAATTTGCTGCCCAATGTAAATGAATACAATATCCCTTTTGATAATATTATTAAGAAAAATAATGCAGCGAAGCTGGTATATGAATTTGATGCGGCCGATGTCATGAAATCCTATATCTATCCTGCAATGGCCAGAAGCTTCAGGGAAGCGGGGATTCAAATTGCGACACATTTTGCCTGGGACCCCACATATATGGCCTATGCTAATACAGAATACAACACACATTATATGAACCTGGCTTACACCCCTCAAAAGGCCCTTGCCTTAATGATAAGTGGCGAGGTTTTTCACCAGATTCCTATGTATAAGAATTATGGTACATACCCTCAAAATCTTCAGTTTGAAAACTTCAGGATAAGCTATGAGAAGGATCTAGCGGAATATAATTCATCTGAAAAGTTCTATTATACCAACTCTACTTCTTCCAATCCCTTATCATTGAAAGACCTGAAGCATATTGCAGGATATGGTATTTCTAATACTGTAAAGTATGAAGGCAGGGGAGCTTACTTCCTGGATAAGCTGGAGGAAGGCGTTTGGAGACTTGAAGTAATGCCAGATGCCATATTGGTAGACAATCCCTTTGGAAGAAATAACCTCGATAAAACGGTGGCAGTTATTAACTGGGAAGAGTGGGAGATGACAGTCAATTTACCGGGTCTTGGGAGGGATTTTTCGGTTACAACTCTTAGTGGAAAGAATGAAAAATTCACGGCTACAGCTTCTAAATTTCAAATAGGACCGGGTATATATTTACTTTCAGCAAAGGATAAAAAAATCGCATATCGTGGTAATGAGGATTGGAAGAATGGGGAACTCCACGATTTTTATGCTCCTGAAGCTACGGTGCATAAAACCTATGTTTTGCACCAGCCCGTAGAAGTGGTAATTGAAAATTCCTCTCTGGAAATAAAAGCCGAAGTTGTTTCAAAAGAACCGGTGCAAAAAGTCGAAGCCTGGTTCCAAAACGGGAATATCCATGATAGTGTTGAATTAAAGGAGATGGAAGCCTATACTTACGGGGCAGAGGTGCCTCAAAAACTGCTTGAAGAGGGATTCTTAAATTATCGCATCATTATCACCCAACAGGATGGTAGCAGGACGTTTCCCGCAGATGCTGAGGGAAATCCCGGGCAGTGGGATTTTCACGCCATGGAGCAATATCAAACCAGGATAACCGGGGAGCAGCAACCTTTGTACATTTTTACTGCAGCAAAGGATAGGGACTATATAGTGGGCGAATGGAAACGGGATAACCGGTTGGTTCCAGGCGATAGGACGGGTGAGGCAGAGTACCAGGTAAGGCTGGAGCAATTATTTGAGAAAGATGAGGAGAATAAAAATGCAGCTCCTGTTTACGATTACACTTTCCGCTATAATTTTAAGAACAAAATACAGGGAAGAGAAGCTGAACTTAAAGATTTTAAAAACTTAAAATTCAAAGCCCGATCTTTAGAAAAAGGTCCCAAGAAGATTCAAATAGCTTTAATCGATAAAAATGGAGCAGCTTTTGGTCAAATAGTTGAAATAAATTCCCAAAATCAAGAATATTCTTTAAAAATTAATGAATTTAAACCAGTAAAAACTGTAACTTTACCACGACCATATCCTACTTTCCTGCCTTATTATTTTGAACACGGCATTGAAGGGCCCTTAGAATTGGAAAATATTGAGAGTTTACAAATTTCAATAGGACCCGGGCTGGAAGAAAAAGAAAAGTTGGAGGGTCATCAAATTGGAATCACAAGTTTTAGATTGGAGAAATAG
- a CDS encoding DUF4982 domain-containing protein, producing MKGKQTIGHANWLIFDYNRGYANDLEASGISDIFRIPKFSFFFYRSQKSPGEGEFKEPMVFIASYWTPRSTTSVKVFSNTQEVALYLNGELIDQRTPEINEISYELPHPPFIFNLDRYVPGTLKAVGIIDGEEVATHVVRTPRAPAGIQLAVDYSQKIISPNSPDMFFVYAMIVDEEGTVVPTANQRIAFSLGDDAKNARIIGGKVVKAEAGIATILIRTERFSGSLNVRATAEGLGEQTIEIRNP from the coding sequence TTGAAAGGAAAACAAACCATTGGACACGCCAATTGGTTGATTTTCGATTATAACAGGGGATATGCAAACGACCTGGAAGCCTCTGGAATATCAGATATTTTCAGGATCCCTAAATTCAGTTTTTTCTTTTACAGGAGTCAGAAATCGCCGGGTGAAGGCGAATTTAAGGAACCTATGGTGTTTATTGCCAGCTATTGGACCCCTCGCTCCACCACCTCTGTAAAGGTTTTTAGTAATACCCAGGAAGTGGCACTTTATCTAAATGGAGAACTTATAGATCAACGAACTCCTGAAATAAATGAGATCTCCTACGAATTACCACATCCCCCATTTATATTCAACCTGGATAGATATGTACCCGGTACCCTGAAAGCAGTTGGGATCATTGACGGGGAGGAAGTTGCTACCCACGTGGTGCGAACACCGCGGGCACCGGCAGGGATACAACTGGCGGTGGATTATTCACAAAAGATCATTTCTCCCAATTCTCCTGATATGTTCTTTGTCTATGCGATGATAGTAGATGAAGAAGGAACCGTGGTTCCAACAGCTAATCAGCGCATTGCTTTTTCCTTAGGTGATGATGCAAAAAATGCAAGGATCATTGGAGGAAAAGTTGTTAAGGCTGAAGCCGGGATAGCCACCATTCTCATAAGAACCGAACGTTTTTCAGGATCTTTAAATGTAAGAGCTACTGCAGAAGGGCTGGGAGAACAAACAATAGAAATTCGAAATCCCTAA